Within Nocardioides rotundus, the genomic segment GGGCGCCCGGACCTGGTGGTCGACGTGCAGAACGGGCTGCCCTTCCTGTCCCGCCTCGCCACGCGCGTCCCGGTCGTCGTGCTGGTGCACCACGTGCACCGTGAGCAGTGGCCGGTCGTCTACCCCGGCCTCGTGGGCCGCATCGGCTGGTGGGTGGAGAGCCGGCTGGCGCCACGGGTCTACCGGCGCTCGCCGTACGTCGCCGTCTCCGAGGCCACCCGCGACGAGCTCGTCGGTCTCGGCGTGGCCCGGGAGCGGATCAGCGTCGTGCACAACGGCACCGACGCCTGGCACGGCGACTCGCCCAAGGCGGCCACGCCGACGGTCTCGGTGGTCGGCCGGCTGGTCCCGCACAAGCGGGTCGAGCACGCCGTCGACGCCGCCGGGGCGTTGCGCGCCGAGTTCCCGGAGCTGATGCTGCACATCGTCGGCGACGGCTGGTGGCGGGAGAACCTCGTCGAGTACGTCGAGGAGCGGGGACTGACCGACCTGGTGCGGTTCGAGGGGCACGTCGACGAGCCGCGCAAACACGAGCTGGACGCCGCCTCGTGGGTGCTCGCACTGCCGTCGTTGAAGGAGGGATGGGGCCTGGTCGTGGGCGAGGCCGGGATGCACGGCACGCCCACGGTCGCCTACCGCGGGGCGGGGGGCACGCGGGAGTCGGTCGACGACGGCGTCTCGGGCCTGCTGGTCGACGATCAGGAGGAGTTCACCGCCGCGCTGGGGCGACTGCTGCGCGACCGGCCACTGCGCGAGCGGCTGGGCGAGGGAGCGCGGCGGATGAGTCGCCGCTTCTCCTGGGACCGCACCCAGGAAGGGTTCGCGGCGGTGGTGACCCGGGCGCTCGACCGGACCGGCTGAGAGCCTCGGGAGGCTGGCGGTCAGCTGCCGTAGTCGATCGCGGGGTTCTCCGCGTTCACCGGGTTCTGCTCGGGGGCCGAGGTCTGCGACGACACGACCCCGACCAAGGTGGCTCCCGCCAACGCTGCTCCGACGACGGCGCTGATCACGGCGCCAAGCACGCTCGAACCCATGGTGTTCCCATTCCCTCCGGTTGCGATCCGCGGCGATATTACCAGCGAGTTCACCGAACGGCGGACTTCTGGCGACGCGGGTGTGCCAGGTCACTCGCGTCGGCGTCGTCGGAGCATGAGTGCGAGCGGGACGAGCAGCCACCCGCCCCAGGCCCCGGCCATCGCCACCCACCACGACCGGGATGCCTCGAGGTGCCGTACGTCGGGGATCTCCTGCACCGAGACGGCACCGAACCGCCGCGTCGCTCCGGGAAGTGCGGGCGCCTCTCCACCGGCATCCTCGTCGGTGACGACCACGCCGACCCCCTCAGCCGCGAGCGCGGCAGCGAGATCCTCGCCCGTCTCACCGGTCAGGGCGGCGTCCAGCCGGCGCGCCCGCGGGTCCTCCCCCGGAAGCCGGTCACCGGCGACGTACAGCTCGTCGCTGGCCACGAAGTCCGGCCGCAGGTACCGCCCCAGCGGGTCGAGGACCTTGCGCCCGCCGTTCCACCCCGGCGCGCGGTAGCTGGTGAACGGGAGCACCAGGACGTCGCGGCCGTCGGCGTCGGCCACGGCCTTGCGCACCTCTCGCCACGAATCCGGGTAGTCGACGGCCCGCAACCGGCCCAGCCCGCCCCAGGCGGCGTCCGGCAGGGTCGCCAGCACCCCCAGGCAGGCGACCGCGGCGAGGAGCGGCCGCAGCTGCGGGTCGCGCACGCGCACAAGGAGTACGGCGACCCCGCGGGCCGCCAGCACGACCACGAGCGGCAGGCACAGCCCCAGCAGCCGGCTGCCGTCGCGCAGCAGTCCCCCGCCGGGCACCTGCGCGGCCAGCCAGCCCAGCGCTCCGGGGAGCCATCCCGAGACCAGGGCCAGCGCCCAGCCCACCAAGGCCGCGAGCAGCGGCCCGCGCCGACCGGCCGGGCCGGGATCGGCCCACCAGGCGCGGGCTCCGGCCACCGCGAGGACCGCCACGAGCGCCAGTGCCACCAGGCCGAGCAGCGACTCGCGGGAGGCCGGCACCACCTCGCGGTTCCACACCCCGCCGAGCCCGAGCACGGTCAGCGGCAGCGGGAGGGAGCCCTCGGCCCGGGCGGCGAAGGCCTCCGCGGCCGCCGCCGACGAGGTGGCCGATGCCCGGTGCAGCAGCCCGGCGACCACCCAGGGCGCGTTCGCGGCGGCGAGGAGCCCGACCAGGCCCAGGCTCGCCCGGCCCCGCCGGAGCCCGGCGGCGAGCACGGCGACCGCCGTCATCAGGCCGGCGCCCGCGCTGAGGCTGCCGAGCAGCACCAGCACCGGCAGCCCCCTGGGGATCCTCGCCTCGGCTCCGGCCCTGCGGGCGAGCAGCAGGACCCACGGCAGGACGCCGACCGCGAGGAGCATCGTCCAGTGCCCGAGCCACAACCGCTCCACGACGTAGGGGTTCCAGATGGCCAGGGTCGCGGCCGGCACCATCGCCGTACGGCCCAGCGGCAGGACCAGCCGGGCACAACCCGTCCCCACCGAGACCAGCGAGCCCAGCAGGACGAGCTTCTGCAGCAGCGCCCCCGGGACCACCTCGTCCAGCACCGCGACCACGGCGTCGGACGGCACGGCGCGCGGGAGTGCCGTACCCGTCCCGAGGAAGTCCGGGCGCAGCGCGAGATCGGGCACCCACACCATGTCGTAGGCGAGGACGTAGCCGGGCCCCAGCGCCGGGCCCAGCAACAGCAGCGCCAGCAGCAACGACCAGCCGGCGGCGAACAGGAGGCCTCCCCGGTCGCTAGCCACGCGGCCTCCTCGTCTGGTCTCCACCCGCGTCGGTGACCCTAACCCGATGGCCGGGCCCCTAGGCTCGGCCCGTGCCGAAGTCGACGGGTGAGGGTCTGCGCAGCGGCGGCGGCATCGCGCTGGCGATGGGCGTCATGAACGTCGCGGCCTACGGCTTCACCATGATCGCGGCCCGCCTCCTCGGGCCGAGCGACTACGGCGCGTTCGCCGCGCTGATGAACCTGCTGCTGGTGGTCAACGTGGTCTCGCTGGCGATGCAGACCACCGCCGCTCGGCGCGTCTCCCACGACCCCGACCATGTCGCCCAGATCGAGCGGACGGTGCTGCGGGTGACCTACCTGGCCGCGGCGGCACTGGGCGTGGTGCTGCTGCTCCTCGCACCGGTCGTCGAGCGGGTGCTGCGGCTGGAGCACCTGGGCGGCGCGGTCGCGCTGGCGGTGGCCGCCGTTCCCCTCACCGTCATGGGGGGCCAGGCCGGCGTCCTCCAGGGCGAGCGGCGGTGGGCTCCGCTGGCCTGGGTCTACGCCAGTGCCGGGGTTCCGCGACTGCTGGTCGGGACAGCCCTGCTGCTGTGGCGCCCCTCCGAGACCGTCGCCATGGCCGGGGTCGCGCTGGCCTGCTTCGCCCCGGTCGCGGTGGGCAGCTGGGCGCTGCGCGGGACCCGGATCACCGGGCCGGTCGCGGCTCGGCACGCCGGGCGGCGGCTCGCCCTCGAGGGGCTGCACAACTCCCAGGCACTCTTCGCGTTCTTCATGCTGAGCAACGTCGACATCGTGCTGGCGCGGCGGGTCCTCGACGCTCACGATGCAGGGCTCTACGCCGCCGGCGTGATCGTGGCGAAGGCGGTGCTCTTCCTCCCCCAGTTCGTCGTCGTGGTCACCTTCCCCGCGCTTGCGACACCCGCCGAGCGCAGACGGGTGCTGCTGCGCAGCCTGGCCGCCGTCTCCGGGCTGGGGCTGGTCGCCGTCGCCGCGACGTACCTGCTGAGCGGCCTCGCCCTCGCCTTCGTCGGAGGGCGCGCGTTCGCCGACGTCCAGGGCGACCTGTGGCTCTTCGCCCTCATCGGCGGCACCCTGGCGGTGATCCAGGTGCTCGTCTACTCGGTGCTCGCCCGGCGCGGGCGCCGGTCGGTCGTGCTCGTCTGGGTGGCCTTGGTCGTTCTGGGCGTTCTCGGGCTCGGAGTCGACAGCGTCGCCGCGCTGGCCTGGCTGGTGCTGGCGGTGGACCTGGTCCTGGCGGTCGCTCTCACCGCGGTCAGCCTGGTCGTGACCAGCCGGACCGAGCCTACGCCCGAGGAGGAGCCGCAGGTGCCCGGTGTGCCGGCCGCCGACCCCTGGGAGGGTTGAGCCGTGACCGACCTGCCCGAGATCGTCTGCATCTGCGGCTCCATGCGCTTCGCCGAGGAGATGCGTACGGCGAACCGCGAGCTGACCTTCGCCGGCGCCATCGTCCTCGCGCCGGGCGACCCCGACCCGTCCCAGACGGTGACGCCGGAGCAGAAGGCAGCGCTGGACGACCTCCATCGACGCAAGATCGACCTGGCCGACCGGGTTCTCGTGGTGAACCCGGGTGGGTACGTCGGCGAGTCCACCGGTCGGGAGATCGACTACGCCCGCTCCACGGGCACGCCGGTGTCGTTCACCCACCCCGCCTGACCGGCAGGGCGTGCGGCCCCGGCGCCGCGCGCGAACGCCGGGCTGGCCGTCAGTGCGCGGCCTCGTGCCACGACCGCCCGGTGCCGACCGAGACGTCCAGCGGGACGGTGAGCTCGGCGGCGTTGCCCATCTGCTCGCGCACCAAGGCGTCCAGCGCGTCCTTCTCCCCCGGCGCGACCTCGAAGACGAGCTCGTCGTGCACCTGGAGCAGCACCCGCGACGACAGCCCCTCGAGGCGCAGCGCGGCGTCGACGTGCAGCATCGCGACCTTCACCAGGTCCGCGGCCGAGCCCTGGATCGGCGCGTTGAGAGCCATCCGCTCGGCCATCTCGCGGCGCTGCCGGTTGTCGCTGGTCAGGTCCGGGAGGTAGCGGCGCCGGCCGAGCACGGTCTCGGTGAAGCCACTGCGGCGGGCCTCGTCGACCACACCGCGCAGATAGTCCCGCACCCCGCCGAAGGTCTCGAAGTACTCATCCATCAGGGCCCGGGCCTCGCCGGTGTCGATCCGCAGCTGCTGGGACAGGCCGAACGCGGAGAGGCCGTAGGCCAGGCCGTAGTTCATCGCCTTGATCTTGGCCCGCATCTCCCCGGTGACCGCGGAGGGCTCGACGTCGAAGACCCGCGCCGCGGTCTCGGAGTGGAAGTCGCGAGCCGAGCGGAACGCCTGGGTGAGCCCGTCGTCCTCGGAGAGGTGGGCCATGATCCGCATCTCGATCTGGCTGTAGTCGGCGGTCATGAGCGACTCATAGCCCTCGCCCACGACGAACGCCTCGCGGATCCGTCGCCCCTCCTCGGTGCGGATGGGGATGTTCTGCAGGTTGGGGTCGGTGCTGGAGAGCCGGCCGGTGGCCGCGATCAGCTGGTTGAAGGTGGTGTGGATCCGCCCGTCGGGCTGCACCGTCTTGAGCAGGCCCTCGATGGTCTGCCGCAGCCGGATCACGTCGCGGTGGCGCAGCAGGTGCTGCAGGAACGGGTGCTCGGTCTTCTCATACAGCCCCGCGAGGGCGTCGGCGTCGGTGGTCCAGCCGGTCTTGGTGCGCTTGGTCTTGGGCATGCCGAGCTCGTCGAAGAGCACCACCTGCAGCTGCTTGGGCGAGCCGAGGTTGATCTCCTTGCCGATGACGGCGTAGGCGTCCTCGGCCGCCTGCCGGACCTGCTCACCGAAGTGCGACTCCAGGGACTCCAGGTGGTCGGTGTCCACGGCGATGCCGGTCTGCTCCATGCGCACCAGCAGGTGCACCAGCGGCAGCTCGACGTCGCGCAGCAGCGCCTCCCCGCCGCGCTCGGCGACCTGGCCGTCGAGCGCCTCGCCGAGGTCGAGGACGGCCCGGGCGTGCAGCATCGCGGTCTGGGCGGCGGAGTCGTCCACCTCGTCCAGCGCGAGCTGCCCCTGGTCGGGGTCGGACTCACCGCTGCGCAGCTCCCGCTTGAGGTAGCGCAGCGTGAGATCGGCCAGGTCGTAGGTGCGCTGGTCGGGCTGGACCAGGTAGGCGGCCAGCGCGGTGTCGTTGATCAGGCCCTGCACCGGCCAGCCCTGCGCCTCCAACGCGAGCAGCGGCCCGTTGGCGTCGTGCATCACCTTGGGCGCCTCCGGGTCGGCCAGCCAGGCGGCCACGGCGGAGTCGTCCTCCGGCGTGAGCTCGGTGGTCTCGATCGCGGCCGCGTCGCCCTCGGCGGTGGCCAGGGCGACGGTGCGCACCGACCCCGTCCCGGCTCGCCAGGAGCCGAGTACGGCGACGCCGGTCAGCACGCCCGACCCGGGCGCGGCGTGCTCGGCCAGCCAGGCCGCAACCTGCCCGGGCTCGAGCCGGGAGCCGGTCATGGTGAAGCCGGAGTCGTCGATCTCCTCCTCCGGCTCGGGGTCGATCACCCCGGTCAGCCGGGTGCGCAGCTCCCCGCGGAACTCCAGCTCGTCGAGCAGCGCCAGGCCGGCGCTGCGGTCCCACGGCTGCCGGGCCAGGTCGTCGGGGCCCACCGGCAGGTCGAGTTCGCGGACCAGCTCGTTGAGCCGGCGGTTGCGCATCACGTCGCCCAGGTGGGCGCGCAGCGCCTCGCCCTTCTTCCCGCCGATCTCGTCGGCGCGGGCGATCACGTTGTCCAGCCCGTCGAACTGGTTGATCCACTTCGCCGCGAAGCCCTGGCCCACCCCGGGGACGCCGGGCAGGTTGTCGGAGGTCTCGCCGACGAGGGCGGCGAGCTCGGGATAGCGCTGCGGCGGGACGCCGTACCGCTGCTCCACCGCGGCCGGTGTCATCCGCGCCAGCTCGGAGACCCCGCGCATGGGGTAGAGCACCGTGGTCGTGTCCGTCACCAGCTGGAAGGAGTCGCGGTCGCCGGTGACGACCAGCACCTCCATCTCGCGGCCGGCGGCCTGGGTGGACAGTGTGGCGATGATGTCGTCGGCCTCGTAGCCCTCGGACTCCAGGTGCGGGATGCGGAGCGCGTCGAGCAGCTGCTGGATGAGCGGCAGCTGGGAGCGGAACTCGTCGGGCGTCTTGTTGCGGCCGGCCTTGTAGTCGGCGTACTCCTCCAGGCGGAAGGTCTGGCGCGACTTGTCGAAGGCGACGGCGACATGGGTCGGCTGCTCGTCGCGCAGCACGTTGACCAACATCGAGGTGAAGCCGTAGACGGCGTTGGTGTGCTGGCCGGTCGCGGTGGTGAAGTTCTCCACCGGGAGGGCGAAGAAGGCGCGGTAGGCCAGGGAGTGGCCGTCGAGCAGCATCAGGCGGGGCGTCACGGTCTCGGCACTCTTCTCGGGCACGCCCGCGACTCTATCCGCCGCCACGGACAGCCGACGCCTGGGCGACAATGACGCCATGAGCACCCCTGAGAACACCGCTCCCCCGACCCTGGAGGAGTTCCTGGCGCTGGCCCCGGAGGGCAACGGCGCCCTCAACGACAAGATGGGCGTGGAGGTCACCGAGTTCTCCCCCGAGCGGATGGTGGCGACCATGCCGGTCGAGGGCAACACCCAGCCCTACGGGCTGCTCCACGGCGGCGCGTCCGTGGTGCTCGCCGAGACGCTGGGCTCGCTGGGGTCCGCGCTGCACGCCTACCCCGACCGGATCGCCGTGGGGGTGGACATCAACGCCACCCATCACCGCGCCGCGACGTCGGGCACCGTCACCGGGGTCGCCACCCCGCTGCACCTGGGTCGCTCGATGGCGGCCTGGCAGATCGAGATCACCGACGACCAGGGCCGCCGGGTGTGCACCTCCCGGATCACGTGCGCGCTCATCCCCGCGCAGCGGGATTGAGCCGCGGGCTCAGCCGAGGACGGGGCCGCTGCGGGAGGGGATCCCGCTCGGGCGCTGGCGCTGCGAGCGCCGGGCGGCCAGCACCTGGCTGACCTGGCGGTTGCCGCGGCGCACCGGCTGCGGGGTGAGCTTGGCACGGACGGCGCTCGTCGGCGCCACCCGCAGCAGGGCCTGCGGCGCCAGGGCCAGCCGGGCCATGAACCGGTTGGCGTCCCGCGCGCCCGAGACCGCGGCGGTCGCCACGTGCGCGATGCCGTTCTCCTCCGCCCAGGCGACGCCGGCGTCCATCAGCGCACGCCCCACGCCCCGGCGGCGGTGGTCGGGAAGCACGTGCGGGCTCAAGGTGAGCACCACCGGCTCGAGGTTGATCGGGGTCATCGTGGTGATCCGCAGGTAGGCGGCGCCGGCGACGGCGCCCTCGCACTCGGCGACCACGATCCGCGAGCCGGGGTCCTCGGCCGCGTCCGCCACGATCCGACGTACGTCGGCCAGCTGCTGCTCGTGGTCGACGCGCCGCAGCACGCCGCCCCAGATCTCGACGAGCGCCTCGGCGTCGTCGGCCGCAGCCTCCCGCAGGACGGCGGGTGTCCGAGCCATATCGGGGTTCCCCTCCAGAGTCACGACAGGGTCGCGCCCGAGCCGAGCCACGCCCTGGCGGCCCGGGTGTCCCCCCGAACTCCGGGACCGCCCGGTCAGACTACGCTCCTGAGGCGACGTCTGAGCAAGGAGTCCTGACATTCCCGGCATCGGCACCCTGGTCAACGCGCTGGCGGTGCTCGTCGGCGCAGGACTGGGCCTGCTGCTGGGCCATCGGCTGCCGGACCGCACCCGTGACCTGGTGACCGATGCCCTGGGCCTGGTCACGCTGCTCATCGCCGCGCTGTCGGC encodes:
- a CDS encoding glycosyltransferase family 4 protein, with the translated sequence MPDTIDLQGRHVVFLSWRDTANPEGGGAERYLEKVAAGLVARGASVTVFSAAHDQGPATEMRDGIRFVRAGSKLSVYPQGLWHLLTGRLGRPDLVVDVQNGLPFLSRLATRVPVVVLVHHVHREQWPVVYPGLVGRIGWWVESRLAPRVYRRSPYVAVSEATRDELVGLGVARERISVVHNGTDAWHGDSPKAATPTVSVVGRLVPHKRVEHAVDAAGALRAEFPELMLHIVGDGWWRENLVEYVEERGLTDLVRFEGHVDEPRKHELDAASWVLALPSLKEGWGLVVGEAGMHGTPTVAYRGAGGTRESVDDGVSGLLVDDQEEFTAALGRLLRDRPLRERLGEGARRMSRRFSWDRTQEGFAAVVTRALDRTG
- a CDS encoding DUF2613 family protein translates to MGSSVLGAVISAVVGAALAGATLVGVVSSQTSAPEQNPVNAENPAIDYGS
- a CDS encoding lipopolysaccharide biosynthesis protein → MPKSTGEGLRSGGGIALAMGVMNVAAYGFTMIAARLLGPSDYGAFAALMNLLLVVNVVSLAMQTTAARRVSHDPDHVAQIERTVLRVTYLAAAALGVVLLLLAPVVERVLRLEHLGGAVALAVAAVPLTVMGGQAGVLQGERRWAPLAWVYASAGVPRLLVGTALLLWRPSETVAMAGVALACFAPVAVGSWALRGTRITGPVAARHAGRRLALEGLHNSQALFAFFMLSNVDIVLARRVLDAHDAGLYAAGVIVAKAVLFLPQFVVVVTFPALATPAERRRVLLRSLAAVSGLGLVAVAATYLLSGLALAFVGGRAFADVQGDLWLFALIGGTLAVIQVLVYSVLARRGRRSVVLVWVALVVLGVLGLGVDSVAALAWLVLAVDLVLAVALTAVSLVVTSRTEPTPEEEPQVPGVPAADPWEG
- the polA gene encoding DNA polymerase I translates to MASLSPRRRLSVAADRVAGVPEKSAETVTPRLMLLDGHSLAYRAFFALPVENFTTATGQHTNAVYGFTSMLVNVLRDEQPTHVAVAFDKSRQTFRLEEYADYKAGRNKTPDEFRSQLPLIQQLLDALRIPHLESEGYEADDIIATLSTQAAGREMEVLVVTGDRDSFQLVTDTTTVLYPMRGVSELARMTPAAVEQRYGVPPQRYPELAALVGETSDNLPGVPGVGQGFAAKWINQFDGLDNVIARADEIGGKKGEALRAHLGDVMRNRRLNELVRELDLPVGPDDLARQPWDRSAGLALLDELEFRGELRTRLTGVIDPEPEEEIDDSGFTMTGSRLEPGQVAAWLAEHAAPGSGVLTGVAVLGSWRAGTGSVRTVALATAEGDAAAIETTELTPEDDSAVAAWLADPEAPKVMHDANGPLLALEAQGWPVQGLINDTALAAYLVQPDQRTYDLADLTLRYLKRELRSGESDPDQGQLALDEVDDSAAQTAMLHARAVLDLGEALDGQVAERGGEALLRDVELPLVHLLVRMEQTGIAVDTDHLESLESHFGEQVRQAAEDAYAVIGKEINLGSPKQLQVVLFDELGMPKTKRTKTGWTTDADALAGLYEKTEHPFLQHLLRHRDVIRLRQTIEGLLKTVQPDGRIHTTFNQLIAATGRLSSTDPNLQNIPIRTEEGRRIREAFVVGEGYESLMTADYSQIEMRIMAHLSEDDGLTQAFRSARDFHSETAARVFDVEPSAVTGEMRAKIKAMNYGLAYGLSAFGLSQQLRIDTGEARALMDEYFETFGGVRDYLRGVVDEARRSGFTETVLGRRRYLPDLTSDNRQRREMAERMALNAPIQGSAADLVKVAMLHVDAALRLEGLSSRVLLQVHDELVFEVAPGEKDALDALVREQMGNAAELTVPLDVSVGTGRSWHEAAH
- a CDS encoding hotdog fold thioesterase; this translates as MSTPENTAPPTLEEFLALAPEGNGALNDKMGVEVTEFSPERMVATMPVEGNTQPYGLLHGGASVVLAETLGSLGSALHAYPDRIAVGVDINATHHRAATSGTVTGVATPLHLGRSMAAWQIEITDDQGRRVCTSRITCALIPAQRD
- a CDS encoding GNAT family N-acetyltransferase encodes the protein MARTPAVLREAAADDAEALVEIWGGVLRRVDHEQQLADVRRIVADAAEDPGSRIVVAECEGAVAGAAYLRITTMTPINLEPVVLTLSPHVLPDHRRRGVGRALMDAGVAWAEENGIAHVATAAVSGARDANRFMARLALAPQALLRVAPTSAVRAKLTPQPVRRGNRQVSQVLAARRSQRQRPSGIPSRSGPVLG